Proteins encoded by one window of Serratia nevei:
- the rsxD gene encoding electron transport complex subunit RsxD, whose amino-acid sequence MKFRPVSPTAAKGLHIASSPFTHNQQSTSRIMLWVMLACIPGIAAQIWFFGYGVLIQVALAAIVALAAEGAILKLRKLPVRSRLADNSALLTALLLGISLPPLAPWWMIVIGTFFAIVIAKQLYGGLGQNPFNPAMVGYVVLLISFPVQMTSWLPPDELRATALSLHDTLLAIFSGHTSQGATLHELQMGVDGISQATPLDGFKTGLRSGHSVEQVLQQPLFGGALAGIGWQWVNLGFLAGGLFMLARRLIHWQIPFSMLAAIAFCSGLAWWIDPAHQASPLIHLFSGASMLGAFFIATDPVSASTTPKGRLIYGALIGVLVWLIRVYGGYPDGVAFAVLLANITVPLIDHYTQPRVYGHR is encoded by the coding sequence ATGAAGTTCAGGCCGGTATCACCCACAGCCGCCAAAGGCTTACACATCGCCAGCTCGCCTTTCACCCACAACCAGCAAAGCACCAGCCGCATCATGCTGTGGGTCATGTTGGCGTGCATTCCCGGCATCGCGGCACAGATTTGGTTCTTCGGCTACGGCGTATTGATTCAGGTGGCGCTGGCGGCGATCGTCGCGCTGGCGGCGGAAGGCGCGATCCTCAAGCTGCGCAAGCTGCCGGTGCGCAGCCGGCTGGCGGATAACTCCGCCCTGCTCACCGCGCTGCTGCTCGGTATCAGCCTGCCGCCGCTGGCCCCCTGGTGGATGATCGTCATCGGTACTTTCTTCGCCATCGTCATCGCCAAGCAGCTGTACGGCGGCCTCGGGCAGAACCCGTTCAACCCGGCAATGGTCGGTTACGTGGTGTTGCTGATCTCCTTCCCGGTACAGATGACCAGCTGGCTGCCGCCGGATGAGCTGCGCGCCACCGCACTCTCGCTCCACGACACGCTGCTGGCCATTTTCAGCGGCCATACCTCGCAAGGCGCGACGCTGCACGAACTGCAGATGGGCGTGGACGGCATCAGCCAGGCCACGCCGCTCGACGGCTTCAAAACCGGCCTGCGCAGCGGCCACAGCGTGGAACAGGTGCTGCAGCAGCCGCTGTTTGGCGGCGCCCTGGCCGGCATCGGCTGGCAGTGGGTCAACCTCGGCTTCCTGGCCGGCGGCCTGTTTATGCTGGCGCGCCGCCTGATCCATTGGCAGATCCCTTTCAGCATGTTGGCCGCCATCGCCTTCTGTTCCGGCCTGGCCTGGTGGATCGATCCGGCGCATCAGGCTTCGCCGCTGATCCACCTGTTCTCCGGCGCCAGCATGCTGGGCGCGTTCTTTATCGCCACCGATCCGGTCAGCGCCTCTACTACGCCGAAGGGCCGTTTGATCTACGGCGCGCTGATCGGCGTGCTGGTGTGGCTGATCCGCGTCTATGGCGGCTACCCTGACGGCGTAGCCTTCGCCGTGCTGCTCGCCAACATCACCGTCCCGTTAATCGACCACTACACGCAGCCGCGCGTGTACGGCCATCGCTAA
- a CDS encoding helix-turn-helix domain-containing protein, which yields MTNEDIFFIEELIEWVEIHLEKRPNLDEVARISGYSKWHLQRKFKRITGIQLATYIRSRILTRAAVALRITRRSIIDISDELGFDSQQTFTRMFKQRFNITPNRYRAMEHWDVKNLMPRFNFEASYGAGYYPEVKRLTLPEMQLVGFTRRLDFASEQELEYSSCMAMKDEIFNDFFKGLHVDCRRIYSIYSPHAGEGDELSSTLVMAVDPEHKKDILSNHQIDTFHLPSREFISINHKGTAKECLQFFGYLISHVMPGLKDEVRGSMEMEIIQTKEWNPESKLRQIEVDYTYLISID from the coding sequence ATGACAAATGAAGACATTTTTTTTATTGAAGAGCTAATTGAGTGGGTGGAGATACATCTGGAGAAACGGCCAAACCTGGATGAAGTTGCGCGTATTTCGGGCTATTCCAAGTGGCATCTGCAGCGTAAATTCAAGCGTATTACCGGCATTCAACTCGCCACCTATATTCGTTCGCGCATCCTGACGCGCGCCGCGGTGGCGCTGCGCATCACCCGTCGCTCGATCATCGACATTTCTGATGAGCTGGGCTTCGACTCGCAGCAGACCTTTACCCGCATGTTCAAGCAGCGCTTCAACATCACCCCCAATCGCTACCGCGCGATGGAACACTGGGACGTGAAAAACCTGATGCCGCGCTTTAACTTCGAAGCCAGCTACGGTGCCGGTTATTATCCGGAGGTGAAGCGGCTGACGCTGCCCGAGATGCAACTGGTCGGCTTCACGCGCCGGCTGGATTTCGCCTCCGAGCAGGAGCTGGAGTACTCTTCCTGCATGGCGATGAAGGACGAGATTTTCAACGACTTCTTCAAGGGGTTGCACGTCGACTGCCGGCGGATTTACAGCATCTATTCCCCCCATGCCGGGGAAGGCGACGAGCTGTCATCCACGCTGGTGATGGCGGTCGATCCTGAACACAAAAAGGATATTCTTTCCAACCATCAGATAGACACCTTCCATCTGCCGAGCCGCGAGTTTATCTCCATCAACCATAAGGGCACGGCGAAAGAGTGTCTGCAGTTTTTCGGTTACCTGATATCGCATGTAATGCCAGGGCTGAAGGATGAGGTGCGCGGCAGTATGGAAATGGAGATCATTCAGACCAAAGAGTGGAATCCGGAATCTAAACTGCGTCAGATTGAGGTGGATTACACCTACCTGATCTCTATCGATTAA
- the rsxC gene encoding electron transport complex subunit RsxC → MLNLFAAFKKDRIWDFDGGIHPPEMKTQSSGAPLRVAPLPKTFIIPLQQHLGPDGELCVNAGDRVLKGQPLTVGRGRTVPVHAPTSGTVSAITPHITAHPSGLTELCVIIEADGEDRWCERDPVADYRQAPAAELIQRIHQAGIAGLGGAGFPTASKLQGGMSGVETLILNAAECEPYITADDRLMQEHADQIIEGTQILQHILQPKVTLIGIEDNKPEAIAALKQALRGQSGIGLRVIPTKYPSGGAKQLTKILTGKEVPHGKHSSAIGVLMQNVGTAFAIKRAIVDGEPLIERVVTLTGDAIERPGNLWARIGTPVQHLLDFAGFRPQAQQMVVMGGPLMGFTLPALNVPIVKISNCILAPTVDEMTPQEPEQSCIRCGLCVDACPAGLLPQQLYWFSRGQEHDKARNHNLFDCIECGACAFVCPSNIPLVQYYRQEKAEIKAIDLEAARTAEAKARYEAKLARLEREKLAREERHKKAAVKLTDDDQGAVQAALARVRSKNAEAAVTPVDGQQPDNSEMIAAREARKAQARERRAQLAAEAEQASPAVSGDDARKAAVAAALARVKARKEAPAADGTAPAVTEDDPRKAAVAAALARVKAKKAEQQADVPAPAETTPATAEEDPRKAAVAAALARVKAKKAAQQADVPAPAETTPATAEEDPRKAAVAAAIARAKAKKAAQQADAPASAETAPATAEEDPRKAAVAAAIARAKAKKAAQQADAPAPAETTPTTTEEDPRKAAVAAAIARAKAKKAAQQADAPAPAETAPATAEEDPRKAAVAAAIARAKAKKAARESLAAETEEK, encoded by the coding sequence ATGCTTAATCTGTTCGCCGCCTTTAAAAAAGACCGGATCTGGGATTTCGACGGCGGGATCCATCCACCGGAAATGAAAACGCAGTCCAGCGGTGCGCCGCTGCGTGTCGCTCCCCTGCCCAAGACCTTTATCATTCCGCTGCAGCAGCATCTGGGGCCGGATGGCGAGCTGTGCGTCAACGCCGGCGATCGGGTGTTGAAAGGCCAGCCGCTGACCGTCGGCCGTGGCCGCACCGTGCCGGTACACGCCCCAACCTCGGGCACCGTCAGCGCCATCACGCCGCACATCACCGCTCACCCTTCCGGGCTGACGGAACTGTGCGTGATTATCGAGGCGGACGGGGAAGACCGCTGGTGCGAGCGCGATCCGGTGGCGGACTACCGCCAGGCGCCCGCCGCAGAGCTGATTCAACGTATTCATCAGGCCGGCATCGCCGGTCTGGGCGGCGCCGGTTTCCCGACCGCCAGCAAACTGCAGGGCGGCATGAGCGGCGTGGAAACGCTGATCCTCAACGCCGCCGAGTGCGAGCCTTACATTACCGCCGACGACCGCCTGATGCAGGAACATGCCGACCAGATCATCGAAGGCACGCAGATCCTGCAACACATTCTGCAGCCCAAGGTCACGCTGATCGGCATCGAAGACAATAAACCGGAGGCGATCGCGGCGCTGAAGCAGGCGCTGCGCGGCCAGTCCGGCATTGGGCTGCGCGTTATCCCCACCAAATACCCGTCCGGCGGCGCCAAGCAGCTGACCAAGATCCTGACCGGCAAGGAAGTGCCGCACGGCAAGCACTCCTCCGCCATCGGCGTGCTGATGCAGAACGTCGGCACCGCCTTCGCCATCAAACGAGCGATCGTCGACGGCGAACCGCTGATTGAGCGCGTGGTGACCCTGACCGGCGACGCTATCGAACGCCCGGGCAACCTGTGGGCGCGCATCGGCACGCCGGTGCAGCACCTGCTCGACTTCGCCGGTTTCCGCCCGCAGGCGCAGCAGATGGTGGTCATGGGCGGCCCGCTGATGGGCTTCACCCTGCCCGCGCTGAATGTACCGATCGTCAAGATCAGCAACTGCATTCTGGCGCCGACGGTCGATGAAATGACGCCGCAGGAGCCGGAGCAATCCTGCATCCGCTGCGGCCTGTGCGTAGACGCTTGCCCTGCCGGGCTGCTGCCGCAGCAGCTGTACTGGTTCAGCCGCGGACAAGAGCACGACAAGGCGCGCAACCATAACCTGTTCGACTGCATCGAATGCGGCGCCTGCGCGTTCGTCTGCCCCAGCAACATCCCGCTGGTGCAGTACTACCGTCAGGAAAAGGCCGAGATCAAGGCTATCGATCTGGAGGCGGCGCGCACCGCCGAGGCCAAGGCGCGTTACGAAGCCAAACTGGCCCGTCTGGAACGCGAGAAGCTGGCGCGCGAAGAGCGGCACAAAAAAGCCGCCGTCAAACTGACCGACGACGATCAGGGCGCGGTGCAGGCCGCGTTGGCGCGCGTGCGCAGCAAAAATGCCGAAGCGGCGGTCACGCCGGTCGACGGCCAGCAGCCGGATAACAGCGAGATGATCGCCGCCCGCGAAGCGCGTAAAGCGCAGGCGCGCGAACGCCGAGCCCAGTTGGCGGCCGAAGCAGAGCAAGCCTCACCGGCCGTTTCCGGCGACGACGCGCGCAAAGCCGCCGTGGCCGCAGCGCTGGCCCGCGTGAAAGCACGCAAAGAAGCGCCAGCCGCAGATGGCACTGCTCCTGCCGTAACAGAGGACGATCCGCGTAAGGCGGCGGTCGCTGCCGCCCTGGCGCGCGTCAAAGCCAAAAAAGCAGAGCAGCAGGCGGACGTTCCTGCTCCAGCGGAAACGACGCCAGCAACCGCCGAGGAAGACCCGCGCAAGGCCGCGGTCGCTGCCGCTCTGGCGCGTGTAAAGGCCAAGAAAGCGGCACAGCAGGCGGACGTTCCTGCTCCAGCGGAAACGACGCCGGCAACCGCCGAGGAAGACCCGCGCAAGGCGGCGGTGGCAGCGGCTATCGCGCGCGCCAAAGCCAAGAAAGCGGCGCAGCAGGCGGACGCCCCTGCATCGGCGGAAACGGCGCCGGCAACCGCCGAGGAAGATCCGCGCAAGGCGGCGGTGGCAGCGGCTATCGCGCGCGCTAAAGCCAAGAAAGCGGCGCAGCAGGCGGATGCCCCTGCACCGGCGGAAACGACGCCGACAACCACTGAGGAAGACCCGCGTAAAGCGGCGGTGGCGGCGGCTATCGCCCGCGCCAAAGCCAAGAAAGCGGCGCAGCAGGCGGACGCCCCTGCACCGGCGGAAACGGCACCGGCGACCGCCGAGGAAGATCCGCGAAAGGCGGCGGTGGCAGCGGCTATCGCCCGCGCCAAAGCGAAGAAAGCCGCCAGAGAATCGCTGGCGGCCGAAACGGAAGAAAAATGA
- the rsxB gene encoding electron transport complex subunit RsxB: MTALWIAIAALSALGLLFGLVLGYAARRFEVEEDPVAEQVDAILPQSQCGQCGYPGCRPYAEAVANGEMINKCAPGGEQVMLKLAELLNVEPQPLGSEAAAEPERKVAYIDEANCIGCTKCIQACPVDAIVGATRAMHTVITDLCTGCDLCVAPCPTDCIEMRPVATTTANWKWDMKTIPVQVIHVEQHA; encoded by the coding sequence ATGACTGCGTTGTGGATAGCTATCGCGGCTTTAAGCGCGCTCGGCCTGCTGTTCGGACTGGTGTTGGGCTACGCCGCGCGCCGTTTTGAGGTGGAAGAGGATCCGGTCGCCGAGCAGGTCGACGCGATCCTGCCGCAGAGCCAGTGCGGCCAGTGCGGCTACCCCGGTTGCCGCCCCTACGCCGAGGCGGTGGCCAACGGCGAGATGATCAACAAATGCGCGCCGGGTGGCGAACAGGTGATGCTGAAGCTGGCGGAGCTGCTCAACGTCGAGCCGCAGCCGCTGGGCAGCGAAGCCGCCGCCGAGCCGGAGCGTAAAGTGGCCTATATCGACGAGGCCAACTGTATCGGCTGCACCAAGTGTATTCAGGCCTGCCCGGTGGACGCCATCGTCGGCGCCACCCGCGCCATGCACACCGTCATCACCGACCTCTGCACCGGCTGCGATCTGTGCGTCGCCCCTTGCCCTACCGACTGTATTGAAATGAGACCGGTCGCCACCACCACTGCCAACTGGAAGTGGGACATGAAGACGATCCCGGTGCAAGTGATCCACGTGGAGCAACATGCTTAA
- the rsxA gene encoding electron transport complex subunit RsxA codes for MTEYLLLFVGTVLVNNFVLVKFLGLCPFLGVSKKLESAIGMGMATTFVMTLASVSAWVINTFILVPLDLVYLRTLSFILVIAVVVQFTEMVVRKTSPALYRLLGIFLPLITTNCAVLGVALLNVNLGYNFLQSAVYGFSAAAGFSLVMVLFAAIRERLAVADVPAPFRGSSIALITAGLMSLAFMGFTGLVKF; via the coding sequence ATGACCGAATACCTGCTCCTGTTTGTCGGCACCGTACTGGTGAACAACTTCGTTCTGGTGAAGTTTCTTGGCCTGTGCCCGTTCCTCGGCGTTTCCAAGAAGCTGGAAAGCGCCATCGGCATGGGAATGGCCACCACCTTCGTTATGACGCTGGCCTCCGTCAGCGCCTGGGTGATCAACACCTTTATTCTGGTTCCGCTGGATCTGGTGTACCTGCGCACGCTCTCCTTCATTCTGGTGATCGCCGTCGTCGTGCAGTTCACCGAGATGGTGGTGCGCAAAACCAGCCCGGCGCTCTACCGCCTGCTGGGCATCTTCCTGCCGCTGATCACCACCAACTGCGCGGTGCTGGGCGTGGCGTTGCTTAACGTTAACCTCGGCTACAACTTCCTGCAGTCCGCCGTTTACGGCTTCAGCGCCGCCGCCGGTTTCTCGCTGGTCATGGTGCTGTTCGCCGCCATTCGCGAACGCCTGGCGGTCGCCGACGTGCCGGCGCCGTTCCGCGGCTCCTCGATCGCGCTGATCACCGCCGGGCTGATGTCGCTGGCCTTTATGGGCTTTACCGGGCTGGTGAAATTCTAA
- a CDS encoding DUF2569 domain-containing protein: MSQAEYSRIGGWLLAPMAYLIVTLLSASLMLLLYAMAIFMPESRDYLLTNAQAFTLQWYFSVLTTLLMWCFTLWLLWLFCQRSQRFPKLFLLWLLITVILAVKAFAFAPVPDEVAVRSLGWPLLMAALLVPYIKRSQRVKGTFTER; this comes from the coding sequence ATGTCTCAAGCTGAATACTCTCGTATCGGCGGTTGGTTGCTGGCCCCGATGGCCTATCTGATCGTCACCCTGCTCAGCGCCAGCCTGATGCTGCTCCTGTACGCCATGGCGATCTTTATGCCCGAGTCGCGCGACTACCTGCTGACCAACGCCCAGGCGTTTACCCTGCAATGGTACTTTTCGGTGCTGACCACGCTCTTGATGTGGTGCTTCACCCTGTGGCTGCTGTGGCTGTTTTGCCAGCGCTCGCAGCGCTTCCCCAAGCTGTTCTTGCTGTGGCTGCTGATCACGGTGATCCTGGCGGTGAAAGCCTTCGCCTTCGCGCCGGTGCCGGATGAAGTGGCGGTGCGCAGCCTCGGCTGGCCGCTGCTGATGGCGGCGTTGCTGGTGCCTTACATCAAGCGCTCGCAGCGGGTCAAAGGGACCTTTACCGAACGTTAA
- a CDS encoding oxidoreductase, translating into MAEKIRVGLVGYGYAGKTFHAPLIAGTPGLELAAVASSDAGKVHADWPSMAVVGDAQALFADPALDLIVIPTPNDTHFPLAQQALAAGKHVVVDKPFTVTLSQAQALQQQAQQSGLLLSVFHNRRWDSDFLTLKALLNEGALGEAVYFESHFDRYRPQVRQRWREQGGVGSGIWYDLGPHLLDQALQLFGKPDRLFVDLGELRPGAQAVDYFHALLSYGNRRVVLHASMLAAAESPRYVVHGTRGSYIKYGLDPQEDRLKAGERLPQADWGYDMRDGVVTLSRGDLLAEQPLLNIPGNYPAYYAAVRDAIAGTGENPVPAADAIAVMALIELGLESARLQQALPVA; encoded by the coding sequence ATGGCTGAAAAAATTCGTGTTGGGCTGGTCGGTTACGGCTACGCCGGCAAAACCTTTCATGCGCCGCTGATCGCCGGTACGCCGGGGCTCGAGCTGGCCGCCGTCGCCAGCAGCGATGCCGGCAAAGTGCACGCCGACTGGCCGTCGATGGCGGTGGTGGGCGATGCGCAGGCGCTGTTCGCCGATCCGGCCCTCGATCTGATCGTTATTCCTACCCCCAACGATACCCATTTCCCGCTGGCGCAGCAGGCGCTGGCCGCCGGCAAGCACGTGGTGGTGGATAAACCGTTTACCGTGACATTGTCACAAGCGCAGGCGCTGCAACAGCAGGCGCAGCAGAGCGGTTTGCTGCTGTCGGTATTTCACAACCGCCGCTGGGACAGCGACTTCCTTACCCTGAAAGCGCTGCTGAATGAGGGGGCGCTGGGCGAGGCGGTCTATTTCGAGTCGCATTTCGATCGCTACCGGCCGCAGGTGCGCCAGCGCTGGCGCGAACAAGGCGGCGTCGGCAGCGGAATCTGGTACGATTTAGGGCCGCATCTGCTCGATCAGGCGCTGCAGTTATTCGGCAAGCCCGACCGGCTGTTCGTCGATTTGGGGGAGCTGCGGCCGGGCGCGCAGGCGGTGGACTATTTCCACGCGCTGCTGAGCTATGGCAATCGCCGCGTGGTGCTGCACGCCAGCATGCTGGCGGCGGCGGAGAGCCCGCGCTACGTGGTGCACGGTACCCGCGGCAGCTATATCAAATACGGCCTGGACCCGCAGGAAGACCGGCTGAAGGCCGGCGAGCGCCTACCTCAGGCCGACTGGGGCTATGACATGCGCGACGGCGTGGTGACGCTGTCACGTGGCGATCTGCTGGCGGAGCAACCGCTGCTCAACATTCCCGGCAATTACCCGGCCTATTACGCCGCGGTGCGCGACGCGATCGCCGGCACAGGCGAAAACCCGGTGCCGGCCGCCGACGCCATTGCGGTGATGGCATTGATCGAACTGGGGTTGGAGTCGGCCCGGCTGCAGCAGGCGCTGCCGGTGGCCTGA
- a CDS encoding bile acid:sodium symporter family protein, whose protein sequence is MSWLQRLRIDKFLLVLILVVIVASLFPCEGIWKTFFEHLTTAAIALLFFMHGAKLSREAIVAGMSHWKLHLLVFLSTFALFPLLGLAMNLLVPGIMTPTVYLGFLYLCALPATVQSAIAFTSAAGGNVAAAICSASASSILGVFLSPLLVGALMHTRGGNTDVLHAIGSIILQLMVPFVVGHLARPLIGKWVDRHRKLINLTDRSSILLVVYTAFSAAVVEGIWHRIDGWSLLTILVMSLVLLTVVLVINTYAARWLGFNTADEITIVFCGSKKSLANGIPMANVLFPAAAVGAMVLPLMIFHQVQLMVCAVLAQRYARRTAKQRAEAEALVAK, encoded by the coding sequence ATGTCCTGGTTGCAGCGTTTGCGCATTGATAAATTTTTGCTGGTTCTGATTTTGGTGGTGATCGTCGCCTCGCTGTTCCCCTGCGAAGGCATCTGGAAAACCTTCTTTGAACACCTGACCACCGCCGCCATCGCGCTGCTGTTCTTTATGCACGGCGCCAAGCTGTCGCGCGAGGCGATCGTCGCCGGCATGAGCCACTGGAAGCTGCATCTGCTGGTGTTCCTCAGCACCTTTGCGCTGTTCCCGCTGCTTGGGCTGGCGATGAACCTGCTGGTGCCGGGCATCATGACGCCGACGGTCTATCTCGGCTTCCTCTACCTGTGCGCGCTGCCGGCCACGGTGCAATCGGCCATCGCCTTTACCTCGGCGGCGGGCGGCAACGTGGCGGCGGCGATCTGCAGCGCCTCGGCGTCGAGCATTCTCGGCGTGTTCCTGTCGCCGCTGCTGGTGGGGGCGTTGATGCATACCCGGGGCGGCAACACCGACGTGCTGCACGCCATCGGTTCAATCATTCTGCAGCTGATGGTGCCGTTCGTGGTTGGCCATCTGGCGCGGCCGCTGATCGGCAAGTGGGTCGATCGCCATCGCAAGCTGATCAACCTGACCGACCGTTCGTCGATCCTGCTGGTGGTGTACACCGCGTTCAGCGCGGCGGTGGTGGAAGGGATTTGGCACCGTATCGACGGCTGGTCGCTGCTGACCATCCTGGTGATGTCGCTGGTGCTGCTGACGGTGGTGTTGGTGATCAACACCTATGCGGCACGCTGGCTGGGCTTCAATACCGCCGATGAGATCACCATCGTTTTCTGCGGCTCGAAAAAGAGCCTGGCGAACGGCATCCCGATGGCCAACGTGCTGTTCCCGGCTGCAGCGGTGGGCGCCATGGTGCTGCCGCTGATGATTTTCCACCAGGTGCAGCTGATGGTGTGCGCGGTGCTGGCGCAGCGCTATGCGCGTAGAACCGCCAAACAGCGGGCCGAGGCGGAGGCGCTGGTGGCCAAATAG
- a CDS encoding AAA family ATPase, with protein MSDKLRRIVLTGGPGSGKSTLIDVLHRRGYPHSQEAGRAIIQDQVSIGGNALPWGDRQAFAERMLDWELRSWREATGATCWFFDRGLPDIAGYLTLCGLPIPAPLTAAIGDFRYADTVFIAPPWRAIYAQDSERKQSFAEAEQTYQAMLAVYRRSGYRLQELPRTSPDERADFLLDALGCR; from the coding sequence ATGTCTGACAAACTACGCCGCATCGTGCTGACCGGCGGCCCGGGTTCGGGCAAAAGCACGCTCATCGACGTTCTTCATCGCCGCGGTTACCCGCATTCGCAGGAGGCGGGCCGGGCGATTATTCAGGATCAGGTGAGTATTGGCGGCAATGCGCTGCCATGGGGCGATCGCCAGGCTTTCGCCGAGCGGATGCTGGATTGGGAACTGCGCTCATGGCGGGAAGCGACGGGCGCAACCTGCTGGTTCTTCGATCGCGGCCTGCCGGATATCGCCGGTTACCTGACGCTGTGCGGGTTGCCGATCCCCGCCCCCTTAACCGCGGCGATCGGCGATTTTCGCTATGCCGATACGGTGTTCATCGCCCCGCCGTGGCGAGCGATCTACGCGCAGGACAGCGAGAGAAAACAATCTTTCGCCGAAGCTGAGCAGACCTACCAAGCTATGTTGGCCGTCTACCGCCGATCGGGTTATCGGCTGCAGGAACTGCCGCGCACCTCACCCGACGAGCGCGCCGACTTTCTGCTCGACGCGCTGGGCTGCCGTTAG